Proteins co-encoded in one Halorussus salinus genomic window:
- a CDS encoding alkaline phosphatase family protein, translated as MADRPQANVETLLVGVDAGCRPVLDPLFESGALPNLASVFESGAAGPLESQIPPWTPSAWPSLYTGVNPGKHGVFGFLTFDGYDWDVVNATHVRERTLWELLDYHGKSSVVVNAPVTHPPSEIDGAIVPGYTAPEEPDCHPEGLLDEVRDEIGEYRVYAPRDAEERAKVEWYERLVEMRGEAFRYLADRFDPEFGFVQFQQTDTVFHEFPGDDGKVRTVYEAVDEQVGEILETCDPDTVIVASDHGMGEYTGHEFRPNEYLRDEGLVERTTEGEGMPTWSTIADNQLQDGTAGKAGDEADDSPSIAERAVTGLASVGVTSQRVYNALGAVGLAELAARHVPTDVARAGSEQVDFPESKAYMRDRIELGVRVNLAGREPEGVVPDHEYDRLCDDLVEVLSDVTTPDGKPVFEEVARREEVFSGPYVEEAPDVITVPREYDEFLSTRVGDGQFGPPSEPYNHKRDGIVAISGEGATPSADLSGAHLFDVAPTILATMGVPAADRMDGSVLPAVGSVGTESYPAFDAGEQEATDDGAVEARLADLGYLE; from the coding sequence ATGGCTGACCGCCCGCAGGCGAACGTGGAGACGCTCCTCGTCGGAGTGGACGCGGGGTGTCGGCCGGTCCTCGACCCGCTGTTCGAGTCCGGCGCGCTCCCCAATCTGGCGTCGGTGTTCGAGTCGGGGGCGGCCGGGCCGCTGGAGTCCCAGATTCCGCCGTGGACCCCGAGCGCGTGGCCCTCGCTGTACACCGGCGTCAACCCCGGCAAGCACGGCGTGTTCGGGTTCCTGACCTTCGACGGCTACGACTGGGACGTGGTGAACGCGACCCACGTCCGAGAGCGAACGCTCTGGGAGTTGCTGGACTACCACGGCAAGTCGAGCGTCGTGGTGAACGCCCCGGTCACGCATCCACCGAGCGAAATCGACGGCGCGATAGTGCCGGGCTACACCGCCCCGGAGGAGCCCGACTGTCACCCCGAGGGACTGCTGGACGAGGTTCGAGACGAGATCGGCGAGTACCGCGTGTACGCCCCCCGAGACGCCGAGGAGCGAGCGAAAGTCGAGTGGTACGAGCGACTGGTCGAGATGCGCGGCGAGGCGTTTCGCTACCTCGCCGACAGGTTCGACCCCGAGTTCGGCTTCGTGCAGTTCCAGCAGACCGACACCGTGTTCCACGAGTTCCCCGGCGACGACGGGAAAGTCCGAACCGTCTACGAGGCGGTGGACGAGCAGGTCGGCGAGATTCTGGAGACCTGCGACCCGGACACCGTCATTGTCGCCAGCGACCACGGGATGGGCGAGTACACCGGCCACGAGTTCCGGCCCAACGAGTACCTCCGCGACGAGGGACTGGTCGAGAGGACGACCGAGGGCGAGGGGATGCCCACGTGGTCCACCATCGCGGACAACCAACTCCAAGACGGCACGGCGGGGAAGGCGGGCGACGAGGCCGACGACTCGCCGAGCATCGCCGAGCGAGCGGTGACGGGCCTCGCCAGCGTCGGCGTCACCAGCCAGCGAGTCTACAACGCGCTCGGCGCGGTTGGTCTCGCGGAGTTGGCGGCCCGCCACGTCCCGACCGACGTGGCCCGCGCTGGCTCCGAGCAGGTCGATTTCCCCGAGTCGAAAGCGTACATGCGAGACCGCATCGAACTGGGCGTCCGGGTGAATCTGGCGGGCCGCGAACCCGAGGGCGTCGTCCCCGACCACGAGTACGACCGGCTCTGCGACGACCTCGTGGAGGTGCTGTCGGACGTGACCACGCCCGACGGGAAACCCGTCTTCGAGGAGGTCGCCCGGCGCGAGGAGGTGTTCTCCGGCCCCTACGTCGAGGAGGCTCCCGACGTAATCACGGTTCCGCGCGAGTACGACGAGTTCCTCTCGACGCGGGTCGGCGACGGCCAGTTCGGCCCGCCGAGCGAACCCTACAACCACAAGCGAGACGGTATCGTGGCGATTTCGGGCGAGGGAGCGACGCCGAGCGCCGACCTCTCGGGCGCGCACCTCTTCGACGTGGCACCGACGATTCTGGCGACGATGGGGGTTCCGGCGGCCGACCGGATGGACGGGTCGGTCCTCCCGGCGGTGGGGTCGGTCGGCACCGAATCGTACCCCGCGTTCGACGCTGGCGAGCAGGAAGCGACCGACGACGGGGCCGTCGAAGCGCGACTCGCGGACTTAGGCTATCTCGAATAA
- a CDS encoding GNAT family N-acetyltransferase yields MSVTIEQEGLSIGRIADFDHHDWDDLVARSPQTTPFHYRDSLAVQATHADADLHLLVGYKGHEAVGLFPVFEKRKGGMSMAFSPAPGLWVSYLGPALLNHRKLKRRKRERRTKRFVQGCLDWIESEVRPKYTQVRSGPRFRDVRPFEWNDFDVDVRHTYSVDLTPGEEDVLMSFSSDARNNIRTEGDYRVYEGGTDEIRAIVSQVRARHDEQDESYGVTPRFVADLYERLPEGTVRPYACEIAGEFAGGMVALEAGDTVYRWQGGAKHDRDLPVNDLVDWAIMTDAMDRGVENYDLVGANEERLCGYKAKFAPELRSYYALETGTAVTNALSSVYKKFR; encoded by the coding sequence ATGAGCGTGACAATCGAGCAGGAAGGACTCAGTATCGGACGTATCGCGGACTTCGACCACCACGATTGGGACGACCTCGTAGCGCGGTCGCCCCAGACCACGCCGTTCCACTATCGGGACTCGCTCGCGGTGCAAGCGACCCACGCGGACGCGGACCTCCACCTCCTCGTCGGCTACAAGGGCCACGAGGCGGTCGGTCTCTTCCCGGTCTTCGAGAAGCGCAAGGGCGGGATGTCGATGGCGTTCTCGCCAGCGCCGGGGCTGTGGGTCTCGTATCTCGGTCCCGCGCTCCTGAACCACCGGAAGCTCAAGCGCCGCAAGCGCGAGCGCCGGACCAAGCGATTCGTGCAGGGCTGTCTCGACTGGATAGAGAGCGAAGTGCGCCCGAAGTACACGCAGGTCCGGTCCGGTCCGCGCTTCCGGGACGTGCGGCCCTTCGAGTGGAACGACTTCGACGTGGACGTGCGCCACACCTACTCGGTGGACCTGACGCCGGGCGAGGAGGACGTACTCATGTCCTTCTCCAGCGACGCCCGGAACAACATCCGGACCGAGGGCGACTATCGGGTCTACGAGGGCGGCACCGACGAGATTCGAGCCATCGTCTCGCAGGTCCGGGCGCGCCACGACGAGCAGGACGAGAGCTACGGCGTGACGCCGCGATTCGTCGCCGACCTCTACGAGCGACTGCCCGAGGGGACGGTCCGGCCCTACGCCTGCGAGATAGCCGGGGAGTTCGCGGGCGGGATGGTCGCGCTGGAGGCGGGCGACACCGTCTACCGGTGGCAGGGCGGCGCGAAACACGACCGCGACCTGCCGGTCAACGACCTCGTGGACTGGGCCATCATGACCGACGCGATGGACCGCGGCGTCGAGAACTACGACCTCGTAGGTGCCAACGAGGAGCGCCTCTGTGGTTACAAGGCGAAGTTCGCGCCCGAACTCCGATCGTACTACGCGCTGGAGACCGGGACGGCCGTCACCAACGCGCTGTCGAGCGTCTACAAGAAGTTCCGGTAA
- a CDS encoding alkaline phosphatase family protein — protein MSSKHNTVVVGFDALDFRYLDEFESSLPNFERLRSEGVEAPLESTFPPWTGSAWPSMYTGTDPSHHGTYGFFDHTEGYPDEDELVTRNRVRQPALWNYLTALDEPAVVLNVPVTHPAEPVAGLLVPGYLAHEEDAGYPEGIRSELSAAIDGEYRIYADAETSDDHDRKRESYLDLIRMRGEAAEYLLTEYDWRIAVVQVQKTDTVFHNFDDRETFRRAYERADEVLGRVREVAGDANVVVCSDHGMGEVDGYTVYLNEILRDAGFVEATTDSSGPSLMTEKATLTGAADDGSGDPVGDGTGASAGSGGANGLSVTGRAVSAATTALGAVGVTPGDAYSLATRLGVGDALTSALPYEAVSAASEGVDWANSTAYTRSVELGVRVNLAGREPSGVVAPDEYEEVRDELIDLLSDLRTPDGDPVFEWVARREEVYDGPYTEDACDVLFMPTEMNHTLSTNLIGQRFVPTQAHDHKRDGVFLADGPAFADDSRPGALSLTDVAPVAMAAAGLDVPARMTGEVPDGLLADSASRRDYGDVPFGSNRGDGDSDDGDPADGSVERRLEDLGYI, from the coding sequence ATGTCGAGCAAACACAACACCGTCGTCGTCGGCTTCGACGCGCTGGACTTCAGATACCTCGACGAGTTCGAGTCGTCGCTCCCGAACTTCGAGCGGTTGCGGAGCGAGGGCGTCGAGGCACCCCTCGAATCGACGTTCCCGCCGTGGACCGGGAGCGCGTGGCCCTCGATGTACACCGGCACCGACCCGAGCCACCACGGCACCTACGGCTTCTTCGACCACACGGAGGGCTACCCCGACGAGGACGAACTCGTCACGCGCAACCGCGTCCGCCAGCCCGCGCTGTGGAACTATCTGACCGCGCTGGACGAACCTGCCGTGGTCCTGAACGTGCCCGTGACCCATCCGGCCGAACCGGTCGCGGGCCTCCTCGTGCCGGGATACCTCGCCCACGAGGAGGACGCGGGCTACCCCGAGGGAATCCGGAGCGAACTCTCGGCGGCCATCGACGGCGAGTACCGCATCTACGCTGACGCCGAGACGAGCGACGACCACGACCGCAAGCGAGAGAGCTACCTCGACCTGATTCGGATGCGCGGCGAGGCCGCCGAGTACCTCCTGACCGAGTACGACTGGCGAATCGCGGTCGTGCAGGTCCAGAAGACCGACACCGTGTTTCACAACTTCGACGACCGCGAGACGTTCCGACGGGCTTACGAGCGCGCCGACGAAGTCCTCGGCAGAGTGCGCGAAGTCGCGGGCGACGCCAACGTCGTCGTCTGCTCGGACCACGGGATGGGCGAGGTGGACGGCTACACGGTCTATCTCAACGAAATCCTCCGGGACGCCGGGTTCGTGGAGGCGACCACCGACTCGTCGGGGCCGAGCCTGATGACCGAGAAAGCGACGCTGACCGGCGCGGCGGACGACGGGTCGGGCGACCCGGTAGGCGACGGAACCGGTGCGAGTGCGGGGTCGGGCGGCGCGAACGGCCTTTCCGTCACGGGACGGGCCGTCTCGGCCGCGACGACGGCGCTCGGCGCGGTCGGGGTCACGCCGGGCGACGCCTACTCGCTGGCGACCAGACTCGGCGTCGGGGACGCGCTGACCAGCGCCCTGCCATACGAGGCGGTGTCGGCCGCCAGCGAGGGCGTCGATTGGGCGAACTCGACGGCCTACACCCGGAGCGTCGAACTCGGCGTCCGGGTGAATCTGGCGGGCCGGGAACCCTCCGGCGTCGTCGCGCCCGACGAGTACGAGGAGGTCCGCGACGAACTGATCGACCTCCTCTCGGACCTGCGGACGCCCGACGGCGACCCGGTGTTCGAGTGGGTCGCCCGGCGCGAGGAGGTCTACGACGGCCCGTACACCGAGGACGCCTGCGACGTACTCTTCATGCCGACCGAGATGAACCACACGCTCAGCACGAACCTCATCGGCCAGCGGTTCGTCCCGACGCAGGCCCACGACCACAAGCGCGACGGCGTGTTTCTCGCCGACGGCCCGGCGTTCGCCGACGACTCGCGCCCCGGCGCGCTCTCGCTGACCGACGTGGCTCCCGTCGCGATGGCCGCCGCCGGTCTCGACGTGCCCGCGCGGATGACCGGCGAGGTCCCCGACGGCTTGCTTGCCGACTCCGCTTCCCGCCGCGACTACGGCGACGTTCCGTTCGGGAGCAACCGGGGCGACGGCGACTCGGACGACGGCGACCCCGCCGACGGGTCGGTCGAGCGGCGACTCGAAGACCTCGGCTACATCTGA
- a CDS encoding methylglyoxal synthase, with protein sequence MPRVALIAHDDEKPEMIDLATEYESLLATFDLVATGTTGQRIADETGLEVERKKSGRIGGDTQIGAEVVEDRIDGIVFLRDPLTAQPHEPDIAALLRLCDVHDVAMATTRSSAEYLLDGLAAEVGETV encoded by the coding sequence ATGCCCCGCGTCGCACTCATCGCTCACGACGACGAGAAGCCCGAGATGATCGACCTCGCCACCGAGTACGAGTCGTTGCTCGCGACGTTCGACCTCGTGGCGACCGGCACGACCGGCCAGCGCATCGCCGACGAGACCGGCCTCGAAGTCGAACGCAAGAAGTCGGGTCGCATCGGCGGCGACACGCAAATCGGCGCGGAGGTCGTCGAGGACCGCATCGACGGCATCGTCTTCCTGCGGGACCCGCTGACCGCCCAGCCTCACGAACCGGACATCGCCGCGCTGTTGCGGCTCTGTGACGTTCACGACGTGGCGATGGCGACGACGCGCTCGTCGGCGGAATACCTCCTCGACGGTCTCGCGGCCGAGGTCGGTGAAACGGTCTAG
- a CDS encoding metal-dependent hydrolase: MWPWEHLAVGYLGYSLALRLAGRGAPRPWPVVALAVGTQFPDLVDKPLSWTLGVLPSGHSLAHSLFAALPLAALAVTVGVALDRWRDGTTPDRRRDGDALDGGRTGAAFAFGYLSHLPGDAFYPLLVGGPPNYDFLFWPVVAVPSAETGVGFAEMVRTLFARYVERLARGEVSPYLAVELGLLASVVALWVADGLPPLRWLWSRIRVGRPAEESR, encoded by the coding sequence ATGTGGCCGTGGGAACACCTCGCGGTCGGCTATCTGGGCTACTCGCTGGCGCTCCGACTCGCGGGCCGAGGAGCGCCCCGACCGTGGCCCGTCGTCGCGCTCGCGGTCGGGACGCAGTTCCCCGACCTCGTGGACAAGCCGCTCTCGTGGACGCTCGGCGTCCTGCCCTCGGGCCACTCGCTGGCTCACTCGCTGTTCGCCGCGCTCCCGCTGGCGGCGCTGGCAGTGACGGTGGGCGTCGCGCTCGACCGGTGGCGGGACGGGACGACCCCCGACCGGCGGCGCGACGGAGACGCGCTCGACGGGGGTCGAACCGGCGCGGCGTTCGCGTTCGGCTACCTCTCCCACCTGCCGGGCGACGCGTTCTACCCGCTCCTCGTGGGCGGCCCGCCGAACTACGACTTCCTGTTCTGGCCGGTCGTGGCGGTCCCGTCGGCCGAGACCGGCGTCGGGTTCGCCGAGATGGTCCGGACGCTGTTCGCCCGGTACGTCGAGCGACTGGCCCGCGGAGAGGTGTCGCCGTATCTGGCGGTCGAACTCGGCTTGCTCGCGTCGGTAGTCGCGCTGTGGGTCGCCGACGGCCTGCCGCCGCTCCGGTGGCTCTGGTCGCGGATTCGCGTCGGGCGGCCCGCCGAGGAGTCCCGGTGA
- a CDS encoding DUF1616 domain-containing protein, producing the protein MSHETPADRWRNRLARPAPAADLLAVVGYVALAVVVLSQPGVYGTALAAAVGLPLLFFAPGYALVSALFPGATPDDARTDPTLAEVRQHGLSGGERLALGFGVSLALLPLFAVALAVSPWSIAPASVLLSVAVATVVFAVVGGVRRLRRPADRRFSLPVRAWLGDAKRSVSTGPASDRALNVGLALGVLLAVGAMGYAVAAPGPGQQYTGVALLSQNETGQLVADDYPSNFTRGESRPLVVELTNHEGERTDYSVVVELQRVRGSDGSAPKVVQDQQVATFTPTVSAGQSWRTTHEVTPTMTGENLRLTYLVYEGDPPQNPTTENAYRHVHVWVNVSA; encoded by the coding sequence ATGAGTCACGAAACCCCCGCCGACAGGTGGCGAAATCGACTCGCGCGTCCCGCGCCCGCGGCGGACTTGCTGGCGGTCGTCGGGTACGTCGCGCTCGCGGTGGTCGTCCTCTCCCAACCCGGCGTCTACGGGACGGCGCTGGCGGCCGCCGTGGGACTGCCGCTGTTGTTCTTCGCGCCGGGCTACGCGCTGGTCTCGGCGCTGTTCCCCGGCGCGACGCCCGACGACGCCCGGACCGACCCGACGCTCGCCGAGGTGCGCCAGCACGGCCTCTCTGGCGGCGAACGCCTCGCGCTCGGCTTCGGCGTCAGCCTCGCGCTCCTCCCGCTTTTCGCGGTGGCGCTCGCGGTCTCGCCGTGGTCCATCGCGCCCGCGAGCGTCCTCCTCTCGGTCGCGGTCGCGACCGTCGTCTTCGCGGTCGTCGGCGGGGTGCGGCGACTCCGCCGCCCCGCGGACCGCCGGTTCTCGCTCCCGGTTCGGGCGTGGCTCGGCGACGCCAAGCGGTCGGTCTCGACCGGCCCGGCGTCGGACCGCGCCCTGAACGTCGGCCTCGCGCTCGGCGTCCTGCTGGCGGTCGGGGCGATGGGCTACGCCGTCGCCGCGCCCGGACCCGGCCAGCAGTACACCGGCGTCGCGCTCCTCTCGCAGAACGAGACGGGCCAACTCGTCGCGGACGACTACCCGAGTAACTTCACTCGCGGCGAGAGCAGGCCGCTGGTCGTGGAACTGACCAACCACGAGGGCGAGCGGACCGACTACTCGGTGGTGGTCGAACTCCAGCGCGTCCGGGGTAGCGACGGTAGCGCGCCGAAGGTGGTCCAAGACCAGCAGGTGGCGACGTTCACGCCGACCGTGAGCGCGGGCCAGTCGTGGCGGACCACCCACGAGGTCACGCCGACGATGACCGGCGAGAACCTGCGACTGACCTATCTCGTCTACGAGGGCGACCCGCCCCAGAACCCGACGACCGAGAACGCCTACCGCCACGTCCACGTCTGGGTGAACGTCAGCGCGTGA
- a CDS encoding PKD domain-containing protein codes for MKRTVFAAVFAALLVAAPAVGSVGAADAELADTATTDASAIAPDGAGNAPGPSERWSQTVGGGDDDKLATGLKVDGGYLVVGWSNSSTDGPHDGYVAMLDRAGGTKWERSYGDSGVDRIFDVERVEDGYLLAGMSAEDSGDAWDGWLLKVGPDGQKRWSKTYGEEGPDEFWSLAKSGDRIYVSGFSERWGDAEAWTMELTEGGETVWSETYDTPRSNTDEYVNSIFVTDGGDLLMTGTTTSDRTDPADAWVLKVNGDGDREWSETYGGAGYDRVHDATVASDGGYLLAGRTASDGAGEQDGWMLKIDGEGEMAWDRTFGTDRGDAFYGIHNDPDGGYVLSGAKHVLGDAGADGWVLKTDADGKRDWARTYGDSYWDKFWPVVEGHDGGYLAVGESTSYGESRDGWVVRIGGPAVAAIEDADANETGTTVTFDESPVRAVTLADSNVSGVLAVAERTDATDLVPPGDALYAVEMDGPTALANGSATVEFAVQKSAVEAELSDVRVAKKTAEGWSLLATSVVADENGTALLAADVMGTGTLAVTSVPAPSATIDAKTAVPVGESVELSASGSTAENGSVAAYEWSVGGQSATGETATLAFDSPGERTVNLTVTDDHGLRDTATKTLVVNDRPEVEVRTPDAVTVGEAGSFAATVSDDVGDVTVTWQFGDGEVTGTSVEHSFGSPGTQTVTVVVEDEYGATVTRDVQVEVAAQSQRATETTTTDADGGVPGFGVAVTLVALVAAALVAVRRRG; via the coding sequence GTGAAACGAACAGTGTTCGCCGCGGTCTTCGCCGCGCTCCTCGTGGCGGCACCGGCGGTCGGTTCGGTCGGAGCCGCGGACGCGGAACTCGCGGACACGGCAACAACGGACGCGAGTGCCATCGCGCCCGACGGGGCCGGGAACGCCCCCGGTCCGTCCGAGCGATGGTCACAGACGGTCGGCGGCGGCGACGACGACAAACTGGCGACCGGCCTGAAAGTGGACGGCGGCTACCTCGTCGTCGGCTGGTCGAACAGTTCGACCGACGGGCCCCACGACGGCTACGTCGCGATGCTCGACCGCGCGGGCGGGACGAAGTGGGAGCGAAGCTACGGCGACTCCGGCGTGGACCGCATCTTCGACGTGGAGCGAGTCGAGGACGGCTATCTACTGGCCGGGATGTCTGCAGAGGACTCGGGCGACGCGTGGGACGGCTGGCTACTGAAGGTCGGCCCCGACGGCCAGAAACGGTGGTCGAAGACCTACGGCGAGGAGGGTCCCGACGAGTTCTGGTCGCTGGCGAAGTCCGGCGACAGAATCTACGTCTCGGGCTTCAGTGAACGGTGGGGCGACGCGGAGGCGTGGACGATGGAACTGACCGAGGGCGGCGAGACGGTCTGGAGCGAGACCTACGACACGCCGCGCTCGAACACCGACGAGTACGTCAACTCCATCTTCGTGACCGACGGCGGCGACCTCCTGATGACCGGAACCACGACGAGCGACCGGACCGACCCCGCCGACGCGTGGGTGCTGAAAGTGAACGGCGACGGCGACCGCGAGTGGAGCGAGACCTACGGCGGCGCGGGCTACGACCGGGTTCACGACGCGACGGTCGCCTCCGACGGCGGCTACCTCCTCGCGGGCCGGACCGCGAGCGACGGCGCGGGCGAACAGGACGGCTGGATGCTCAAGATAGACGGCGAGGGCGAGATGGCGTGGGACCGAACCTTCGGCACCGACCGCGGCGACGCCTTCTACGGCATCCACAACGACCCCGACGGCGGCTACGTCCTCTCGGGGGCCAAGCACGTCCTCGGCGACGCGGGCGCTGACGGGTGGGTTCTCAAGACCGACGCCGACGGGAAGCGCGACTGGGCGCGGACCTACGGCGACAGCTACTGGGACAAGTTCTGGCCGGTCGTCGAGGGCCACGACGGCGGCTACCTCGCGGTCGGCGAATCGACCAGCTACGGCGAGAGCCGCGATGGGTGGGTCGTCCGCATCGGCGGCCCCGCGGTGGCCGCCATCGAGGACGCCGACGCGAACGAGACCGGGACGACCGTGACCTTCGACGAGTCGCCCGTGCGGGCGGTCACGCTCGCCGACTCGAACGTCTCCGGCGTCCTCGCGGTCGCGGAACGCACCGACGCGACCGACCTCGTGCCGCCGGGCGACGCCCTCTACGCGGTCGAGATGGACGGTCCCACGGCGCTGGCTAACGGCTCCGCCACGGTCGAATTCGCGGTCCAGAAGAGCGCAGTCGAGGCAGAACTCTCGGACGTGCGCGTCGCCAAGAAGACCGCGGAGGGGTGGTCGCTACTGGCGACCAGCGTCGTCGCCGACGAGAACGGCACCGCCCTCCTCGCGGCGGACGTGATGGGCACCGGCACGCTGGCGGTGACGAGCGTGCCCGCGCCCTCGGCGACCATCGACGCGAAGACCGCGGTGCCGGTCGGCGAGTCGGTCGAACTCTCCGCGAGCGGTTCGACCGCCGAGAACGGGAGCGTGGCGGCCTACGAGTGGTCGGTCGGCGGGCAGTCCGCGACCGGCGAGACCGCGACGCTCGCGTTCGACTCGCCGGGCGAGCGCACGGTGAACCTGACGGTCACGGACGACCACGGACTCCGTGACACCGCGACGAAGACGCTGGTCGTCAACGACCGGCCCGAAGTCGAGGTCCGGACGCCCGACGCCGTGACGGTCGGCGAGGCCGGAAGCTTTGCCGCGACCGTCTCCGACGACGTGGGCGACGTGACAGTGACGTGGCAGTTCGGCGACGGCGAAGTGACCGGCACGTCGGTCGAACACAGCTTCGGGTCGCCCGGAACGCAGACGGTCACCGTCGTCGTGGAAGACGAGTACGGCGCGACGGTGACGAGAGACGTGCAGGTCGAGGTCGCCGCCCA